The following proteins come from a genomic window of Neofelis nebulosa isolate mNeoNeb1 chromosome 5, mNeoNeb1.pri, whole genome shotgun sequence:
- the LOC131511473 gene encoding keratin-associated protein 13-1-like has translation MSYSCCSGNFSSRSLGGYLRYPSFSCGSSYPSNLVYRTDLCSPSTCQLGSSLYSGCQETCCEPTSCQTSCVVSSPCQTSCSLPRTSTFYSPCWTAYPGSVGFGSRSCYSLGYGSQGFRPLGYRVCGFPSLSYGSSFCRQSIFL, from the coding sequence ATGTCCTACAGCTGCTGCTCTGGAAACTTCTCCTCCCGCTCCCTTGGGGGCTACCTGCGCTACCCAAGCTTCTCCTGTGGCTCTTCCTACCCCAGCAACCTGGTCTACCGCACTGACCTCTGCTCTCCCAGCACCTGCCAGCTGGGCTCCTCCCTCTACAGCGGCTGTCAGGAGACCTGCTGTGAGCCCACCAGCTGCCAGACGTCCTGCGTGGTGTCCAGCCCCTGCCAGACGTCCTGCTCCCTCCCGAGGACCTCCACGTTCTACAGCCCTTGCTGGACTGCTTACCCTGGGTCTGTGGGCTTTGGGTCCAGAAGCTGCTACTCACTGGGCTATGGATCCCAGGGCTTCAGACCTCTGGGTTATAGAGTCTGTGGTTTCCCTTCCCTGAGCTATGGATCCAGTTTCTGTCGCCAATCTATTTTCCTTTGA
- the LOC131511474 gene encoding keratin-associated protein 13-1-like → MSYSCCSGNFSSRSLGGYLRYPSFSCGSSYPSNLVYRTDLCSPSTCQLGSSLYSGCQETCCEPTSCRTSCVVSSPCQTSCSLPRTSTFYSPCWTAYPGSVGFGSRSCYSLGYGSQGFRPLGYRVHCFPLLAYGSRFCRPTYFTSRSCQSCYRPTCESGFYTSTC, encoded by the coding sequence ATGTCCTACAGCTGCTGCTCTGGAAACTTCTCCTCCCGCTCCCTTGGGGGCTACCTGCGCTACCCAAGCTTCTCCTGTGGCTCTTCCTACCCCAGCAACCTGGTCTACCGCACTGACCTCTGCTCTCCCAGCACCTGCCAGCTGGGCTCCTCCCTCTACAGCGGCTGTCAGGAGACCTGCTGTGAGCCCACCAGCTGCCGGACGTCCTGCGTGGTGTCCAGCCCCTGCCAGACGTCCTGCTCCCTCCCGAGGACCTCCACGTTCTACAGCCCCTGCTGGACTGCTTACCCTGGGTCTGTGGGCTTTGGGTCCAGAAGCTGCTACTCACTGGGCTATGGATCCCAGGGCTTCAGACCCCTGGGTTATAGAGTCCATTGCTTCCCTCTGCTGGCCTATGGATCCAGATTCTGCCGCCCTACCTACTTTACCTCGAGGAGCTGTCAATCCTGTTACAGGCCAACCTGTGAATCTGGCTTCTATACGTCAACTTGTTGA